In one Sander lucioperca isolate FBNREF2018 chromosome 7, SLUC_FBN_1.2, whole genome shotgun sequence genomic region, the following are encoded:
- the LOC116046495 gene encoding cytochrome P450 2F2-like isoform X1 yields MFASIILLWLCVVFLILLFKSQRPKNFPPGPPILPILGNILHLSLENPLKDFERLRKSYGNVYSLFLGTRPAVIINGMKSMKEAMVNKGTDFAGRPQDLFVNATQKKGVILADYGSSWKEHRRFALTTLRNFGMGKNSMEERIHGEIDYTIDALEKSIGKSLNPQVMFHNAASNIICQVLFGTRYEYDDEFIKVIVRCFTENAKISNGPWAMLYDSFPIIRGLPLPFAKAFKNVETCQNLAIRLMKEHKKTRVPGEPRDFVDCYLDEMDKRGDDGSSFEEEQLRMYALDLHFAGTDTTSNTLLTGFLYLMTYPHIQERCQQEIDEVLEGKDRASFDDRHNMPYMQAVIHEVQRIANTVPLSVPHCITKDTELMGYSIPRGTLIIPNLTSVLNEEGQWKFPNEFNPENFLNDQGEFFKPEAFMPFSAGPRMCLGEGLARMELFLIMVTLLRKFKFIWPEDAGEPDYTPVYGVTLTPKPYRMKIELRATQ; encoded by the exons ATGTTTGCCTCTATCATCCTGCTATggctctgtgttgtttttctcattcttCTATTCAAATCCCAGAGGCCTAAAAACTTTCCACCAGGACCCCCTATACTGCCGATACTAGGGAACATTTTGCACCTGAGCCTAGAGAACCCGCTGAAGGACTTTGAGAGG CTGAGGAAGTCTTATGGAAATGTCTACAGTCTGTTCCTCGGTACCAGACCAGCTGTAATCATCAATGGGATGAAGTCCATGAAGGAGGCTATGGTGAACAAGGGCACTGATTTTGCTGGACGACCCCAAGACCTGTTTGTCAATGCCACTCAGAAGAAAG GAGTGATTTTGGCAGATTATGGCTCTAGTTGGAAGGAGCATCGTCGCTTTGCTCTTACAACCTTGAGGAACTTTGGTATGGGGAAGAATTCCATGGAGGAGAGGATTCATGGAGAGATTGATTACACCATTGATGCACTGGAAAAGAGCATTG GCAAATCCTTGAATCCTCAAGTTATGTTTCATAATGCGGCCTCCAACATCATCTGCCAGGTTCTGTTTGGTACACGCTATGAGTATGATGATGAGTTCATCAAAGTTATTGTTCGATGCTTTACTGAGAATGCCAAGATATCCAATGGACCATGGGCTATG CTCTATGACTCTTTTCCCATTATTCGTGGCCTGCCGCTGCCCTTCGCCAAGGCCTTTAAAAATGTTGAG ACTTGTCAGAATCTTGCGATTCGTTTGATGAAAGAGCACAAGAAGACCCGAGTCCCTGGAGAGCCACGAGACTTTGTTGACTGCTATCTGGATGAAAtggataaa AGAGGCGATGATGGTTCTTCCTTTGAAGAAGAACAACTGAGGATGTATGCTCTAGATCTTCACTTTGCTGGGACAGACACTACCTCCAACACCCTGCTTACTGGTTTTCTCTACCTTATGACCTACCCACACATACAAG AGCGTTGTCAGCAGGAGATCGACGAGGTGTTGGAAGGGAAGGATCGGGCCAGTTTTGACGACAGACATAACATGCCTTACATGCAG GCTGTGATCCATGAAGTGCAGAGGATAGCCAACACTGTTCCACTCAGCGTCCCTCACTGTATAACTAAAGACACAGAGCTCATGGGATATTCCATTCCCAGG GGCACACTGATCATCCCTAACCTGACCTCAGTGCTGAATGAGGAGGGACAATGGAAATTCCCCAATGAATTCAACCCTGAAAACTTCCTCAATGACCAGGGAGAGTTCTTTAAACCAGAGGCCTTCATGCCTTTCTCTGCAG GTCCTCGTATGTGTCTCGGAGAGGGTCTGGCTCGTATGGAGCTCTTCCTCATCATGGTGACCCTGCTGAGGAAGTTTAAGTTCATCTGGCCTGAGGATGCAGGAGAGCCAGACTATACTCCAGTCTATGGGGTCACACTGACTCCCAAACCTTATCGCATGAAGATCGAACTCAGGGCAACACAGTGA